Below is a genomic region from Miscanthus floridulus cultivar M001 chromosome 1, ASM1932011v1, whole genome shotgun sequence.
GAACTTGCTACGACCACTAATCGCAACATGTGACGCGACCCCCAAGAGTGCTATATATTACGACATCCATATGAGTCCACGGGATTTAATCTCATCGATCAATCCCATTTCCTTGGTGTAACCCTGCTTCAACTTCATACACCCTGGTAGCAGCTGGAGGACACAAGAGAGctatttcaaaatcatgccctcCTAGCCGAAAAAACAGGATTCATGTCACAAACTCACAATGTTAATATTAATAGATAAAGGGAAAGGGTCAAAGTCCCATACGGTGCTGTAGGTGAATTGGATCAGGAGATAGAGCAGACCTTCTCGTATCATCTCGTCTAGTGTCCTCGCAGAATTATGTTGCAGTCTTGTGTCTGCAGTACCTCCTCAGACCTGCACACAGAAAGGGCGTAATTTGCTGGGTTCGATCAGCTTCAGACCTTCAGTTGAAATCGACGGGCACTGAACTCCGTTGTCTCTGCCAATGGAAGCAGAGCAGCGAACTGTGCTTGGGGCTTGGGAGTGCCTGTTGAGGGCGGCGATGGGGTCCGGGGACATGTCGGCCCCAGCAGCGGCGGCAGAGCGACCCCGAGACAGGAAGCGAGAGCGCGGCGAGTATCTGTTTGTGTTCCGTTGTTAGCGGTGGACCCTGCCAGACGATCTGGAGACCCAGGCTCACACAGAAGGATTTTTTACCCTTTCCAACCATTTACATCTCGTTATGGAGTATCTCTTATAAGGAATCCGCGACTAGCGCCAAGACGCCTGCATACAGCGTGCTCCCACGCCCGCGCCTGATGCACGCCGCATCGCGCCCATGCCCATTCTGCTCCAACGCACGCAGCATGAAGGCCCGCGTCCCATCCCGCCCAATGCGTCGCGCCCATGCCCATTCTGCTCCACATCCCGATCGATCCACCGCGGCATCCTGTTCTCACCGCTCTCGTGTTCGCGGCCTCCATCGTCGCCACACCAGGGAGCCGCAGCACCTGGACCACCGAGGGCTTAGGCTTCTTCCACACATACatccagatccacttttgcaacacTTATATGGAACAATTGCAATATACGCCTGAAACCGATGAAACATTCGAAacgtacacttgcaacatatgcaaattcagataaaacacttacaacatacgtctgaaaacagatgaaacatgcgtgtatagccctAGCAAGAAATGCAACAtacagatctacttttacaatacaacatccagatgaaacacttgcaacataagtctgaaaatatctgaaacatacgcttgaaacatgcgtgtatagctataacaacatatgcaacatccagatgaaacacttaacataggcttgcaacatatcTGAAAACGTTGTCGGCAGTCATGGCCTACTTGGTGGGGAACTTGGGTGGCGCAGGCCTCCCCTTCCTGCCGGCAGAGCAAGGTGGATGGAGCCAGCGGCGCGGGTGACGTGGGCGGGGCACAAGGAGCAGGCGCGGGTGACACGCACGCAGAGGGGTCCGTCCGAACAGGACGCCCATGGCTTATCATTAGCGATCCACCTATGCATCAAATCGTCAACATTTACCTTGTTCACGCTCCTTCTCTGTTCACCTCCATCAGTTGCCCCATCGTCCGGAACAAAAAATCACGAAATCGAGATCATCAATTTATACGGACCAACCTGCACACATGATCGTGATAGCCCTCGTAGTCCAACGAAATAGCAGTCCCCAAACCAAACGTGTCCTCACTAAAATGCATACCATCCAATCCTATCTCACAAAAAATAAAATCCCAAAATTTTGAAATGAAAAATTCATAATGGGGTATTTGCAGTGGTAGAACTAAAACCCTCCTTGCGGTGTTATATACCCTCTAAAATCATCAGTTTTTAATACAAACATGAACATCAGTAGAAGCGGGGGAATGTTTCAAACAGCTGTGGTGCCCATTGACATCACAGCTTGTACATACACCCGCCGCAAAAGCGAAAATGATGCACAAGTTATCACTGAGGTTAAAAATTCAATGTTAACACACCATGTAACAAGGTACCTCCACAACTCCACCACAAAAAAAAGGAGAAATGGCCTAAATCTGTTCCACATATAACTACACAGGAGCGAGGGAAACTATACTCAAAACTACAAGGCCTTGAAGTTATACATGTAACTTCTCAATGTGCTGATATCTTGCATTGACTCCAGCAGCACATGGTCCACATAAAGGCTCAATGCACCTGCCCTGCACGGTAGCACATATATACAAGACAATAGTATGTTAGTTATTATTCATGAGTAGCTGCTGAAAGAAGATTTAAGAGAGATTCAAGTTCATCATACATCAAAGGGCCGAGTGGGAGCCATGCAACATCCCATCGAATTCTTGGCAACCTACAACACCAACGGTCAGAAGAAGACATATCTAGAATGGTTTGCTGTGTGTTAATGTAGCTGCAACAGCTAGAATAGTACTGGCATGGTAGAAGTTGTTTCAAATGCTAACACTTTAGCAAAGCATTTGATTGACGCAGGAAGGAAAAAAGAGATGAACAGCCCGATGAGATGATATACCTCAAGATGTAGTATGTCCAAAAGATGGCTACCAAAATGCCAATATAGCACGAGTACCACATCCACTTCTTTGATGGGCCTGAATTCTGTAGTATTTCCTTAATAGCAAATAGGCATGCTAGAGCAGCTATCCAATCTGCAATTTAACATTTATGTATCTTCATATCAAAGTGTTGGGAGAACTGTTTTAGGTTGGGTAATATATATGCCTTTGTGCCTATCAGGCTATGAGCACTGAGTTCTCCATTTTATTTGGGGATCCTAGGATAAAATGGGAATCCAAAATGGAATAGGTTAATAACAACCAGGTACTGGTAAGGTACCAGTATCAGTCTTTCCCCAACCTCTTTCAGACTCCTAAGGTACAACTATCTACTGGTAGCAATTAGGATACTAATAAAATCGTAATCATGAACACTTGCTGAGTGTAAGCTGCCTTTTGATGCAAATGATAAGGGAAAGCCCTGGCAGAACTAAGAAATAAGCATTGTAAATAACTATGCAAATAGTTTCCTATATGAGCATCGATTGTACAGTATAATAAATCTGTGTTCTATAAATGGAGAAGGTCACAATTGTTTTAGGTGGCCAATCAAATTGTAAGCACCCTAGTCAACTTTGACTAAACAACAATGtgatccaaaaaaaaaaatcagttacAAGCATCAACACATGGTTTGTTTAGAATTTTGCAAGCTAAAACCAAATGGTTGAAGGAGATACCAAACCTGCAATTATGACCATTGGAGCAGGCAAATCTTCCATGAAGTAAGCATGGTACCGCTGTTAATTTGAGAAGCATAGTTTAAGGCAAATAGATAATAGTATACCAACAAGCAAAACTTGATTCTTCGTAGCGCCAAGCATACATTAGTGATTAATTATTTTCAATACTGCAAGCATTTCAGTTATCTAGAAGCAACAAAGCTTAAGAAGTATACAAAACAGAATAACATGATTTTTGATATTTATGATCCTAATCCAACATAAAAGGAACTCGTTGTGTGGTCCCTGAATTAACTTGGGGCCCCAAATGATGGCAGGTGTACATCAACAGTTGGGCATAAACAACCAGAAACTGTAGTAGACAAGGAAGGCCGCGTAACCTAGGAGGAACCCTGCGAAGATGCGCTGCACAAAACAGTAGGCGATGTGAGGACGAAATGGCCAAAATTGAGACACAAACCAAAGCCCTGCGCCCACACCAGGCCGAAGGAATCAGAAATCTGAAACGCACCCTCCAACGGTGGATCTGCTGCGCCTCCAGCATCCGAACCAACTCCTCTTGCTCTGCCAAACGCATCACAATCATTCGGTTCCGTGGCGTCAGCAGCGCCTAAAACCCAAAGGGAAGGGGAACGGGGAGGTGCGCGCGTGAAATTGCATCGTTTCTTGGGCGTCCATGGGGACAAGGTCATTGTTCCCGCCGTCACGCCGCCTCCACCATCGCCTAGTCACAGTCGCCGCCATCCTCGCTTCTGATCTAAGAGGCCAGGCCAAGGGCTCCGTGTGGATACGACGACGCTTCGACCTTCCTCGCGCTAGCTGTTCTGGTGGGAACGGTCAACTTGAACACTACTTTAAATAGAAGACTTCATTATTAGAAAACTGACTCAAAGTCATTAACAAAAGTAACACAAACGTATCAAAAGTAACTCGCAGCAGAACACCCAATCTTCCACATCCTTTGTCTGATTACCCATCCAGAATTTTGCCAAAATAATAATAAAGCAAGCGTGAATACCATGCATACCCAGCAAATGTTGGAACAAATGATATGCATAGGCTCAAAAAAAAAAGCTGGCTCTGGTTAGAACGCCATGAGCTTTTAGTTGGCATATTTTATTAGCAATCTGCTTACTAATAAAGTATGTTGATCCCATAGCCCTTAACAAAAATTTGTAAGTAAATCAAAGAACAAAAAGTAAAGCATGTATAAACATAAGCCATCATAAACCTAAATATCCATAATATTAACAGTTCTAGTTCAAGTATTATGCGAGGGTCCAGGCCGCTCttaaccgtgagcacgactgttataacagatTTTAAAACTCTATAGAGGTTGCGCACTTTACCGACAAGTCGTGATTCCCATTTGCCATGCTGATCAGACACATTCACGCTTTGTAGGTGTGTGGTTGGGTTTCACCGCGAGGCCTTTCCAAAGAGTCTCCTATATGGTTATATGTCTCGTTCTCACAGAGCACGCATAGGAGCAATCTCCCATTATCAAGGTCTTGGCAAGTCTAGGAACAACTCCCGTACCAAGCCTATCTTGCATAGAAGCCTTCTTCTGTACCCATGTCACTATGAGACTAATGTCATCCCCTAATTAATTAGCTAAGACCGAACATTAATCTTGTGGTTGCACTGTTTTTCTGGGTTGTCACTCCATGTTTTTTTAATTAAATTCATCATGTGCTCTCATGAACAATTCCGTATTCATTAATAAGGTGTATGAACATGTTATAAGGTCATCATATATCATAAATAAAAGGTAAAGCAGATAAGCATTTACTATCCTTCCAAAAACCCCTAGGAAGTCCTTATGTTTTGCTCGTCATGACACATGCATGCTTATAAATGAATTAATGCGAATGGGATTCAAAATGATCAAGGGACACTTGCTTTCCTCCAAGTTGCGCTCTGATGCTCGAAGACTTTGAATTCTTGGTCCTGCAAATTCAAGCACAGGAAAAGTCATCTTTCTTGGTTTTATAATATCAGACTTTGAAAACTCTGGACAAAATTCAGACTAAACTTATTTATGCTGATGGTTCTAAAAATATCGTAATTAAGCTCATATTATTTATGTCTGCTCTGTTTTTTACATCAAGAAACAATAAAATGGTTCATACAAATCATATTCGTACTTACTGTGATTGCTTGGAAGCATTAAATAGATCTTTTTTGTTGATAACATAAGCATTAAATAGGTTGAAATAGACCATAAGTCAGTCGTGTGTTTGTGGGTTATACTATGGTATACATCCTGCCCATAAGGCTGGTATCACCGGTGATCCTTGGAAAAGCGATGGGTGGATGGATATCCTGTGGGCTCAGGCTGTGGCCATTGCCCGCCCATACAGGTAGAGGCGACATACGCGGCTGAATCAAGGCACGACATGGTGATGGCGACCCGAGACATCCTGTTGTTGTTACccaggcagaggcagaggcaggcaggcagcaccAGCATCACCCTACTGAACTTTTGGTGTCTCGTTTCCATTTGTTTACTGGTCTCTCTGATGAATGCAGGCAAGGCATATGCAGATGCAGCAGGTTCCCTATCATATCCATGCAGATGCAGAGGAGCACCTGCACGGCAGCAGAGCGCCAGAGAATGATGCGTgcgtgtgggtgtgggtgtggctGTGCTGTGCGTCTCAGAAGCCAGAAGCATAGGACAAGGACTCAAGGAGGGCCGGCCGAGAGCGAAGGCCTGAAGCCTGatcggaggagagggagaggggagtcGGATTCGGATCGAACGTGATGGATGGGCACAGCAAAAGAGCGGAGAAGAATGGAATGGAATCGGTCGGAATCCCGGGCGTCACCTGAGTTGGTGTGCCCTCATCCAGACCGGGAGTTGAACCACCGGCATGGCCGCTACCTAGCTagctgcctcctcctctttcatcATATCAAACGGAACAAGAAGCGTCTAAATGctgcttcttcttcatcttccgaTCCGTTGATTTGATGCGCAGTCTGAACTGACATTTTTCCAGCGACCACCACtgctggttggttggttggttagTTACTTGATAGTTACTATACGAACTAACCTGTTACTTTCTCCTCTACTAGTAATAGTATGCTGAGTTTGTGTGAGAGGGAGAGGGCAACCGGCCGGCGGAGCCACGGGTGATCCGGTGCTCGTTCAAGAGGATCTAAACGACCGAGACACTCGGGGGTATCGTATCAAAAACCCCTTTTTTTCTGAGCGTTCCATTTGGCTACACGCTTGCATTAGTTGGCAACCATCAATATAATCTACCAAGTCCAAGTGATAGAAGCATCATCCATAGTGGATTTGCCTTATAAACCATGTTTGTTTGGGTttgtttggtttataagccgtacttttttagccaacgaataatatttttctctcacaccaaatcagtcaacggtactttcagtcatggtttatcagccaaatAAGCCCAAACGAATAGGGCAATAGCTTGCAGACTGACGCAACCAAAGGAGGAGCTGCGCGCGTCTCCTATGCAGTGGCGGCCCTAGAATTTGAACCTGTCGTATGCCTAACAAAAATATCTCACAATCAATACGGTGTATAATCTAAGATATAATCTGAACCCGGTGGATATATACCAAGCGTAATTGAGCACTAGTCGAGGGGAGagatttagggcttgtttggatcatctcctctaaagtttagagctctaaaaactttagaGCACTTTAGATCATTTTTGAGATCTAAAGCTCTAACGTGGGGTGGGCTAGAGTTTAGAGCTAATTTTAGATCACATGTTTAGAGctttagctctaaagtttagatgaGAAGATACAAACAAGTCCTTAGTTTGGGACTGAAATACTTAAGAATGTTAGACTTTTGAACTCTCTAGATCTAACAAGTAATAATAATTTTGGTAAAATCTAGGGTAGTCCCCGGACTACCCTAAATTAGGCTGGTTCCGCCCCTGCTCCTATGCATCGTACACACAACACTCTGGCTGCTATATGGTTGTCTCGTCTCCACCTCCTTAGCACAAATTAGCAGGCGACATGTATTCTCATCTCGTATGCCATAATATGGATATATAGATTTGTTTTATGACTTACTATTACAAGTAGACAACAAAAACTTTGCTGCAAATCTTATTGATATATGAGAAAAACTAGGCTATGGACGGCCTAATTTTTTGTTGAGTGTAAACAGAGTAAAAAACAAACACAATTAAGGTGTTGCATCCCCCCACAACTTCGATTCATAGCTCGCACTTGATATTTTGTAAAAGAATAACAAGCCAACAAAGTTGTATTTTATATACCACATTTTGTATGGAAAATGCTCACTTATTTGTGGCTAGCTTGAGTAAATTGGGAGAAGATTTATCCAATAAGCGGCAGTTTTCAGTGGAGTGGTTCGACCGGATGCAAATTGATTGCTCCCAAACATTACGCGTTCTTGGCCCCATCAGCTGAACCATTTCCTGCAGCCTGCAACTTTACTAGTAGTACTAGCTAGAACGGTGAAGACTTTGTTGATATTACACTTGACATATGTTATACTGCCTC
It encodes:
- the LOC136489084 gene encoding uncharacterized protein: MEDLPAPMVIIADWIAALACLFAIKEILQNSGPSKKWMWYSCYIGILVAIFWTYYILRLPRIRWDVAWLPLGPLMAGALSLYVDHVLLESMQDISTLRSYMYNFKAL